One genomic segment of Ricinus communis isolate WT05 ecotype wild-type chromosome 5, ASM1957865v1, whole genome shotgun sequence includes these proteins:
- the LOC125370025 gene encoding uncharacterized protein LOC125370025 yields MERNEKKTDSIEASIKRLEIQIGQIAEAVQENRKGKLQSQLEQAKAIIVLKDGELFDNNVENLIEKDSSYAGTSKEGGLVDVEITEGDLQKEGRIEPNFDQKEKDNEAFSGPEFHKATEPYKPHISFPNRLKESKQDKQFSEIFDMLSKVNINLPLLELNSNKRRYGNNEKVMVSETVSAVLQ; encoded by the coding sequence ATGGAGAGGAATGAGAAGAAAACTGATTCCATAGAAGCTTCAATAAAGCGATTGGAAATTCAAATTGGGCAAATTGCTGAAGCGGTACAAGAAAATAGGAAAGGAAAATTGCAAAGTCAACTTGAGCAAGCTAAAGCAATCATTGTTCTTAAGGATGGtgagttatttgataataatgttGAAAATCTAATTGAAAAAGATTCTTCTTATGCAGGTACATCAAAAGAAGGTGGACTAGTTGATGTAGAGATAACTGAAGGAGATTtacaaaaagaaggaagaataGAGCCTAATTTTGATCAGAAAGAGAAAGACAATGAGGCGTTTTCAGGCCCTGAGTTTCATAAGGCAACTGAGCCTTATAAGCCTCATATTTCTTTCCCTAACAGAttgaaagaaagcaaacaGGATAAGcaattttctgaaatttttgaTATGCTTTCTAAAGTTAACATTAATTTGCCCTTGTTGGAACTGAATTCTAACAAGAGGAGATATGGGAACAATGAAAAAGTTATGGTGTCTGAAACAGTAAGTGCAGTTCTCCAATAA